A section of the Microbulbifer pacificus genome encodes:
- a CDS encoding sterol desaturase family protein — protein MGLVTAAIPFFLLAVLIELALDRWRGWGLYRLNDAIGSLGAGILSRILGLVRVGILVLIYIPLYQWLQPVYQSLGISWSLENPWHLVLAVIAYDFCYYWKHRISHEINIFWAEHLVHHQSEDYNLTTALRQSSDLVPLGWIFYLPLLLIGMPWELLVTAGAIDLIYQFWVHTQKFPKVRWMEWILVTPSNHRVHHAQNKVYVDRNYGGVLIIWDRLFGTYQEELTEEPCIYGVRKPLNTFDPLAANLQHFRRMWLDAVYTKNWKEKLTLWFRATGYRPADAEAAMPVPSGDLDNFHRFDPTIARGLRWYALAQHLIYSAATLALLQYSKTLGYGTTALLVLMLVVGLVVNGRILDGEGRTRLWELGRLIALFAALPLLPQAIWAAVAGYSLVSAALWWRLVFARKDDTVTSVSH, from the coding sequence GTGGGACTCGTCACTGCCGCCATTCCGTTTTTCCTGCTCGCCGTACTGATCGAACTCGCGCTGGACCGCTGGCGCGGCTGGGGGCTTTACCGCCTCAACGATGCCATCGGCAGCCTCGGCGCCGGAATCCTGAGCCGCATTCTCGGCCTGGTGCGGGTGGGCATCCTGGTGCTTATCTACATCCCGCTGTACCAGTGGCTGCAGCCGGTTTACCAGAGCCTCGGCATCAGCTGGTCGCTGGAGAATCCCTGGCACCTGGTGCTGGCGGTCATTGCCTACGACTTCTGCTACTACTGGAAGCACCGCATCAGCCACGAGATCAACATCTTCTGGGCCGAGCACCTGGTGCACCACCAGAGTGAGGACTACAACCTCACCACCGCACTGCGCCAGTCCAGTGACCTGGTACCACTAGGCTGGATCTTCTATCTGCCGCTGCTGCTGATCGGCATGCCGTGGGAACTGCTGGTCACCGCCGGTGCCATCGACCTGATCTACCAGTTCTGGGTGCACACCCAGAAATTCCCCAAGGTGCGTTGGATGGAGTGGATTCTCGTTACCCCCTCCAACCACCGGGTGCACCACGCCCAGAACAAGGTGTATGTGGACCGCAATTACGGTGGCGTGCTGATTATCTGGGATCGTTTATTTGGTACTTATCAGGAGGAGCTGACTGAAGAGCCCTGTATCTACGGGGTGCGCAAGCCGCTCAATACCTTCGATCCACTGGCCGCCAACCTGCAACACTTCCGGCGCATGTGGCTGGACGCGGTGTACACCAAGAACTGGAAGGAAAAACTCACCCTGTGGTTCCGCGCCACCGGCTATCGGCCGGCGGATGCAGAGGCGGCGATGCCGGTGCCGAGCGGAGACCTCGACAACTTCCACCGTTTCGACCCGACCATTGCGCGCGGCCTGCGCTGGTACGCACTGGCACAACACCTGATTTACTCCGCGGCCACGCTCGCGCTGCTGCAGTACAGCAAAACACTGGGCTACGGCACCACCGCGCTGCTGGTGCTGATGCTTGTTGTGGGGTTGGTGGTGAACGGGCGCATCCTGGATGGTGAGGGGCGCACCCGACTGTGGGAGCTGGGCCGTTTGATCGCACTGTTCGCAGCCTTGCCGCTGTTGCCCCAGGCAATTTGGGCGGCGGTAGCCGGCTACAGCCTGGTCAGCGCTGCGCTGTGGTGGCGGTTGGTTTTTGCGCGCAAAGACGATACAGTCACCTCCGTTAGTCATTAA
- the ahr gene encoding NADPH-dependent aldehyde reductase Ahr, whose product MINAYAADSAGAELKPFRYDPGQLNPDQVEIAVEYCGLCHSDVSVVNDEWGMTAYPVVPGHEVVGRITALGEGVTHLKKDQRVGLGWHSGFCGHCGECDTGNQNLCAQAQPTIIGHHGGFADKVRASADSVVPIPDGLDPKVAGPLFCAGITVYNPLVQFNIKPNSRAAVIGIGGLGHLALQFLNAWGCDVTAFTSSDSKRDEALELGAQHTLNSRDPEALKAAAGQFDLIISTVNVKLDWNTYLATLKPRGRLHFVGATTAPLDLNVFNLLMAQRQVSGSPVGSPATIADMLEFAVRHNIAPKVEHFPMSKVNEAFARLHSGEARYRIVLEAGK is encoded by the coding sequence ATGATCAACGCTTATGCCGCCGACAGCGCCGGTGCCGAACTCAAACCCTTCCGTTACGACCCCGGCCAGCTGAACCCGGACCAGGTGGAAATCGCGGTGGAATACTGCGGCCTCTGCCACAGCGACGTGAGTGTGGTGAATGACGAGTGGGGCATGACCGCCTACCCGGTGGTGCCCGGGCACGAAGTGGTCGGTCGCATCACCGCCCTGGGCGAGGGCGTGACCCACCTGAAAAAAGACCAGCGTGTGGGTCTCGGTTGGCACTCGGGCTTCTGTGGCCACTGCGGCGAGTGCGACACCGGCAACCAGAATCTCTGTGCCCAGGCCCAGCCCACCATCATCGGCCACCACGGCGGCTTTGCCGACAAGGTGCGGGCCAGCGCCGACAGCGTGGTACCGATACCCGACGGGCTCGATCCGAAAGTCGCCGGCCCTCTGTTCTGTGCCGGTATCACCGTGTACAACCCGCTGGTGCAGTTCAATATCAAACCCAACAGCCGCGCCGCGGTGATCGGCATTGGTGGTCTCGGCCATCTGGCGTTGCAGTTCCTGAATGCGTGGGGTTGCGATGTCACCGCATTTACCTCGAGCGACAGCAAGCGCGACGAGGCCCTGGAGCTGGGGGCGCAACACACCCTGAACAGTCGCGACCCGGAGGCGCTGAAAGCCGCCGCCGGCCAGTTCGACCTGATCATCTCCACGGTCAACGTAAAGCTGGACTGGAATACCTATCTCGCGACACTGAAACCCCGCGGCCGCCTGCATTTTGTGGGCGCCACCACGGCACCGCTGGATCTGAATGTGTTCAACCTGCTGATGGCCCAGCGCCAGGTCTCGGGATCCCCCGTGGGCAGCCCCGCCACCATCGCCGACATGCTCGAATTTGCCGTGCGCCACAACATTGCGCCGAAAGTGGAGCACTTCCCGATGAGTAAGGTGAATGAGGCATTTGCGCGCCTGCATAGCGGTGAAGCGCGCTATCGGATCGTGCTGGAGGCGGGAAAATAA
- a CDS encoding exodeoxyribonuclease III, producing the protein MRIVSLSVDGVHQAAQRGLYDWLADQDADIICLQDLRSLEPELDHPIFHPDGYYSYFFDSGTPHENGVAIYTRAQPKALIYGMGFANGVDMYGRYLQADFERLSVGSLLAPVATDEASLEVKVQFFDDMQAHLAKISRKRRDFIFCGNWGMAHRRADVENWQDHQDTPGFMRHEQRWLDQLFNEIGYVDAFRRIVKDADEFSWWPSGKVGEGDGWRTDMQIVSQTLKNKIEYGAINKNVEFSSHLPVIMDYDLEV; encoded by the coding sequence ATGCGAATAGTGAGTTTGTCCGTGGACGGAGTGCACCAGGCTGCACAACGCGGGCTATACGACTGGCTGGCAGATCAGGACGCGGACATCATCTGTCTGCAGGATCTACGCTCACTGGAACCGGAACTGGATCATCCCATCTTTCATCCGGACGGTTACTACAGCTACTTCTTCGATTCCGGAACCCCCCACGAAAACGGCGTCGCCATCTATACCCGCGCGCAACCCAAGGCACTGATCTACGGTATGGGCTTTGCCAATGGCGTCGATATGTACGGTCGCTACCTGCAGGCCGACTTTGAGCGCCTGAGTGTCGGCTCGCTGCTGGCACCGGTGGCTACAGATGAAGCTTCACTGGAAGTGAAAGTGCAGTTTTTCGACGACATGCAGGCGCACCTGGCCAAGATCAGTCGCAAGCGCCGCGACTTCATCTTCTGCGGTAACTGGGGCATGGCACACCGCCGCGCCGACGTGGAGAACTGGCAGGACCACCAGGACACCCCCGGTTTCATGCGCCACGAACAGCGCTGGCTCGACCAGCTGTTCAATGAGATTGGCTACGTCGACGCGTTCCGCAGGATCGTGAAAGACGCCGACGAATTCAGCTGGTGGCCGAGCGGCAAGGTGGGCGAGGGCGACGGCTGGCGCACCGATATGCAGATCGTCTCCCAGACCTTGAAAAACAAGATCGAATATGGCGCCATCAACAAGAACGTCGAGTTTTCCAGCCACCTGCCGGTGATCATGGATTACGATCTGGAGGTCTGA
- the pyrE gene encoding orotate phosphoribosyltransferase — protein MQQYQRDFIELALEHDVLCFGDFTLKSGRQSPYFFNAGRFHSGAALAALGNAYAEAIIASGVEFDVIFGPAYKGIPLGAVTAVALAQKGVDKPFCYNRKEAKDHGEGGTLVGAPLKGKVLIIDDVITAGTAVREVMQIINAQGAEPAGVVIGLNRQEKAGDESELSAIQQVEKEYSIPVIGIVELDDIISYLKDQAASEELLQRIIDYRQRYGVGSKG, from the coding sequence ATGCAGCAGTACCAGCGCGACTTTATTGAACTGGCCCTGGAGCACGATGTGCTCTGTTTCGGGGATTTTACGTTGAAATCCGGGCGCCAGAGCCCTTACTTCTTCAATGCCGGCCGTTTCCACAGCGGTGCAGCACTCGCCGCTCTGGGCAATGCCTACGCGGAGGCGATCATTGCCTCTGGAGTGGAGTTTGATGTCATTTTCGGGCCGGCCTACAAGGGCATCCCGCTGGGTGCGGTGACCGCGGTGGCACTGGCGCAGAAAGGCGTAGATAAACCCTTCTGTTACAACCGGAAAGAGGCCAAGGACCACGGCGAGGGCGGAACCTTAGTGGGTGCGCCGCTTAAAGGCAAGGTTTTGATCATTGATGATGTGATTACCGCCGGCACCGCGGTGCGCGAGGTGATGCAGATCATCAACGCCCAGGGTGCCGAGCCCGCCGGTGTGGTGATCGGCCTGAACCGCCAGGAAAAGGCCGGCGATGAATCCGAGCTCTCCGCGATCCAGCAGGTAGAGAAGGAATACAGTATTCCTGTGATCGGCATTGTGGAACTTGACGATATTATTTCCTATCTTAAGGATCAGGCTGCAAGCGAGGAGCTGCTGCAGCGGATCATCGACTACCGCCAGCGCTATGGCGTGGGTTCGAAGGGCTAG
- a CDS encoding S8 family peptidase, whose translation MKFSAFVKKRPGAVLGAATLLFSATFGASFTAYAVEPELSAMAVAPAEVVTDRIIVKYKNSMAGANAAAMSQTALDRTAQTAGHRFQQMRRLATGAQLLKLEKRTSKSELDAIISRLQQDTEVEYAEPDLMMHALATPNDTYYSNQWHYYESAGGLNLPAAWDTTQGEGVVVAVIDTGYRPHADLAANILPGYDMISDTFVSRDGDGRDSDASDPGDWTSTNDCATGWQATNSSWHGTHVAGTIAAVSNNGTGVAGVAYKAKVVPVRVLGRCGGYTSDIADAIIWGAGGSVSGVPSNPYPAKVLSLSLGGSGSCGSTTQNAINTARSLGATVVVAAGNSNTNASSATPANCSGVVTVASVDRSGGRAWYSNYGSVVDVAAPGGDTSVSANGVLSTLNNGTTTPGSDVYAYYQGTSMATPHVSGAAALLYSVDGSLTPDSVESILKSTARSFPATCSQCGSGIVDAAAAVAYASGGGSSSSSSGGSSSGGSSGGSGEASGWTETGLSGSRRSWKHFTLDVDAGISTLDVSMYGGSGDADLYVRYGAQPTTGNYDCRPYLTGNTESCNFSSPAAGTWYISIRGYTAYSGVTLQAEATP comes from the coding sequence ATGAAATTTTCAGCATTTGTGAAAAAACGCCCCGGCGCCGTGCTCGGCGCGGCGACTCTGCTTTTCAGTGCCACATTTGGCGCGAGTTTTACCGCGTATGCGGTGGAACCCGAGTTGTCCGCCATGGCGGTTGCGCCGGCGGAAGTGGTGACGGATCGCATTATCGTCAAATACAAAAATTCCATGGCGGGCGCCAATGCCGCCGCCATGTCACAGACCGCTCTCGATCGCACGGCCCAGACAGCCGGCCACCGCTTCCAGCAAATGCGCCGTCTTGCTACCGGCGCGCAGTTGCTGAAACTGGAAAAACGCACCAGCAAATCGGAACTCGATGCCATCATCAGCCGCCTGCAGCAGGACACCGAAGTGGAGTACGCAGAACCGGATCTGATGATGCATGCACTGGCCACCCCCAACGATACCTACTACAGCAATCAGTGGCATTACTATGAATCTGCGGGCGGCCTGAACCTGCCGGCAGCCTGGGATACCACACAGGGGGAGGGTGTGGTAGTGGCAGTGATTGATACCGGCTACCGCCCCCATGCGGACCTGGCGGCGAATATCCTGCCCGGATACGACATGATCTCCGACACCTTCGTGTCCCGTGACGGCGATGGCCGCGACTCGGATGCCTCGGACCCCGGTGATTGGACTTCCACCAACGACTGCGCCACCGGCTGGCAGGCCACCAACTCCAGCTGGCACGGCACTCATGTCGCCGGCACCATTGCCGCGGTTTCCAACAACGGTACCGGTGTTGCAGGTGTGGCCTACAAGGCCAAAGTGGTGCCGGTGCGCGTGCTCGGCCGTTGCGGCGGCTACACCTCGGATATCGCCGACGCGATTATCTGGGGTGCAGGCGGTTCGGTTTCCGGTGTGCCCAGCAACCCCTATCCGGCCAAAGTGCTGAGCCTGTCCCTGGGTGGCAGCGGCAGCTGTGGTAGTACGACCCAAAACGCCATCAACACCGCACGCAGCTTGGGTGCTACCGTGGTGGTGGCCGCGGGCAACTCCAATACCAACGCATCCAGCGCCACCCCCGCCAACTGCTCCGGCGTGGTCACCGTGGCTTCCGTGGATCGCAGTGGCGGCCGCGCCTGGTATTCCAACTACGGCAGCGTGGTGGATGTGGCGGCTCCCGGCGGTGATACCTCAGTTAGTGCAAATGGTGTGCTGTCCACCCTGAACAACGGCACCACCACGCCGGGTAGCGACGTCTACGCCTACTACCAGGGCACCAGTATGGCGACGCCCCACGTATCCGGTGCCGCAGCGCTGCTCTATTCGGTGGACGGAAGCCTGACCCCGGACAGTGTGGAAAGCATTCTCAAAAGTACAGCCCGCAGCTTCCCCGCCACCTGCAGCCAATGCGGTAGCGGTATTGTCGACGCCGCCGCGGCCGTGGCCTATGCATCCGGCGGAGGAAGTAGCAGCAGTAGTAGCGGCGGAAGTAGCAGCGGCGGAAGCAGTGGTGGCAGCGGTGAGGCGAGCGGCTGGACGGAGACCGGATTGTCGGGCAGTCGCCGCAGCTGGAAGCACTTCACCCTGGACGTAGATGCGGGGATTTCCACCCTGGATGTCAGCATGTACGGTGGCAGTGGTGACGCCGACCTTTACGTGCGTTACGGCGCCCAGCCCACCACCGGCAACTACGACTGCCGCCCCTATCTCACCGGCAACACCGAGAGCTGCAATTTCAGTAGCCCGGCGGCGGGCACCTGGTACATCAGTATCCGCGGTTACACCGCCTATTCCGGGGTTACCCTGCAGGCAGAGGCGACACCCTGA
- a CDS encoding glycosyltransferase has translation MYRDAPTKRTLLLAKHWPEPASTAAGRRTLDILELLAEAGYEIEIASPAQPTPFQAKTGYGEHQIEVNDSGFDDWVRALNPMLVIYDRFMMEEQFGWRMREQCPHAVTVLDTSDFHSLREARHEALKHGQPLNLFHPIAEREIAAMARCDLTLMISRVEVELLKQHFCLPDWLLHYLPFLVKQLPDLKTLPGFDERQHLAMIGGFKHAPNRDATIWFAEQVWPQLHRLLPGVECHVYGAYSDHAMHRLSDPATGFRVHGRTDDALATLARYRLNLAPLRFGAGQKGKILDGWLSGTPTVTTPIGAESMAPADAWGYVLSDNPDQFAATTAQLYQNQTAWLGARDAGQQALASEFFYEHHAAAFIARLESIAENLQEHRNRNIWGRILRRTEHRAEEFMSRWIEAKNKLADM, from the coding sequence ATGTACCGCGACGCGCCCACCAAACGAACCTTGCTACTGGCCAAGCACTGGCCCGAGCCCGCTTCCACCGCCGCCGGTCGCCGCACGCTGGATATTCTCGAGCTGCTCGCCGAGGCGGGCTACGAAATAGAGATCGCGAGCCCGGCGCAGCCCACACCCTTTCAGGCCAAAACCGGTTACGGCGAGCACCAGATCGAGGTCAACGACAGTGGCTTCGATGACTGGGTGCGCGCGCTGAATCCAATGTTGGTGATCTACGACCGCTTCATGATGGAGGAGCAGTTTGGCTGGCGGATGCGCGAGCAGTGCCCGCACGCGGTTACAGTACTCGACACCAGCGATTTCCACAGCCTGCGCGAGGCGCGCCATGAAGCACTCAAACACGGCCAGCCGCTAAACCTGTTTCACCCCATCGCCGAGCGCGAGATCGCCGCCATGGCGCGCTGCGATCTCACGCTGATGATCTCGCGGGTCGAGGTGGAACTGCTGAAACAGCACTTCTGCCTGCCCGACTGGCTACTGCACTACCTGCCGTTTCTGGTGAAGCAACTGCCAGATTTGAAAACTCTGCCGGGCTTCGATGAACGCCAACACCTGGCGATGATCGGCGGCTTCAAGCACGCGCCGAATCGCGATGCCACCATCTGGTTTGCCGAGCAGGTCTGGCCGCAGCTGCACCGGCTGCTGCCCGGTGTCGAGTGCCATGTGTACGGCGCCTACTCGGATCACGCGATGCATCGACTCAGCGACCCGGCGACGGGCTTTCGGGTACACGGGCGCACCGACGATGCGCTCGCCACCCTTGCGCGCTACCGACTGAACCTGGCACCGCTGCGTTTCGGTGCCGGGCAAAAGGGCAAGATTCTCGATGGCTGGCTCAGCGGCACACCGACGGTCACTACCCCCATTGGCGCCGAATCCATGGCCCCTGCGGATGCCTGGGGTTATGTACTGAGCGACAACCCCGATCAGTTTGCCGCAACCACGGCGCAGCTATATCAAAACCAAACCGCTTGGCTCGGCGCGCGCGATGCCGGGCAACAGGCGCTGGCATCTGAATTTTTTTACGAGCACCATGCCGCTGCGTTTATCGCGCGCCTCGAGAGCATCGCGGAAAATCTGCAAGAACATCGCAACCGTAATATCTGGGGGCGCATTTTGCGGCGCACCGAACATCGCGCCGAGGAATTTATGAGCCGCTGGATCGAGGCCAAAAACAAGTTGGCGGACATGTAG
- a CDS encoding YicC/YloC family endoribonuclease: MANNKVRSMTAFGRAEVNYSTGTAVWEMRSVNHRYLEPHFRLPEAARALEPKLRELLRNTLNRGKVEMSLNLKANSGEVAGLQINQALVDELVKAAKQVAPESQPLNPLEVLKWPGVIAEPETNADEQASAILEGFRQALAQVVENREREGAELAGFIEARIKGISEQVTTVRALLPQILQNQREKLKSRLQELLEEIDKDRIEQEIALLAQKADVDEELDRLDAHITETRRVLKNGGPIGRRLDFLMQEFNREANTLSSKAVVTDTTQAAVELKVLIEQMREQVQNIE; encoded by the coding sequence ATGGCTAACAACAAAGTGCGCAGTATGACCGCCTTCGGGCGCGCGGAAGTCAATTACTCCACCGGCACCGCGGTGTGGGAGATGCGCTCGGTCAACCATCGCTACCTTGAGCCGCACTTCCGCCTGCCGGAAGCGGCCCGCGCACTGGAGCCCAAGCTGCGCGAACTGCTGCGCAACACCCTGAACCGCGGCAAGGTGGAGATGAGCCTCAACCTCAAGGCCAACAGCGGTGAAGTGGCCGGTCTGCAGATCAATCAGGCGCTGGTGGACGAGCTGGTCAAGGCCGCCAAGCAGGTGGCACCGGAGAGCCAGCCGCTGAACCCGCTGGAAGTGCTGAAGTGGCCGGGGGTGATTGCCGAACCGGAAACCAATGCGGACGAACAGGCCAGCGCTATCCTCGAAGGCTTCCGGCAGGCGCTGGCCCAGGTGGTGGAAAACCGCGAGCGCGAGGGCGCGGAACTCGCCGGCTTTATCGAAGCGCGTATCAAAGGCATCAGCGAACAGGTCACCACGGTGCGCGCACTGCTGCCGCAGATACTGCAAAACCAGCGGGAAAAACTGAAAAGCCGTTTGCAGGAACTGCTGGAAGAAATCGACAAGGACCGTATCGAGCAGGAAATTGCGCTGCTGGCACAGAAGGCCGATGTCGATGAGGAACTCGACCGCCTGGATGCCCACATCACCGAAACCCGCCGCGTGCTGAAAAACGGAGGTCCCATCGGCCGCCGCCTGGATTTCCTGATGCAGGAATTCAACCGCGAGGCGAATACCCTGTCGTCAAAAGCGGTGGTGACCGATACCACCCAGGCGGCGGTGGAGTTGAAGGTGCTGATTGAACAGATGCGCGAGCAGGTGCAGAACATCGAGTAA
- the rph gene encoding ribonuclease PH, whose translation MQRPSGRKPEQLRDVRITRHYTRHAEGSVLVEFGDTKVLCNASVEADIPRFLRGKGSGWITAEYGMLPRSTGSRMGREAARGKQGGRTVEIQRLIGRSLRAAVDLKLLGEHQITIDCDVIQADGGTRTASITGACVALVDALRYMQREKMIDTDPLKNMVAAISVGIYNGVPVLDLDYPEDSNADTDMNLVMAEDGGMIEVQGTAEGAPFTEQQFAEMLALGKAGINELIALQKQALAE comes from the coding sequence ATGCAGCGACCGAGCGGCCGCAAACCAGAGCAACTGCGCGATGTGCGCATTACCCGCCATTACACCCGCCATGCGGAGGGTTCTGTACTGGTGGAATTCGGCGATACCAAGGTGCTCTGCAATGCGTCGGTTGAGGCGGACATTCCGCGTTTCCTGCGCGGCAAGGGTAGCGGCTGGATTACCGCGGAATACGGCATGCTGCCCCGCTCCACCGGTTCCCGCATGGGCCGTGAGGCGGCGCGCGGCAAACAGGGCGGGCGCACGGTGGAGATACAGCGTCTTATCGGTCGCTCCCTGCGCGCGGCGGTGGACCTGAAGCTGCTGGGCGAGCACCAGATCACCATCGACTGCGATGTGATCCAGGCGGATGGCGGCACCCGCACCGCGTCCATCACCGGTGCCTGCGTGGCGCTGGTGGATGCGCTGCGCTACATGCAGCGGGAGAAAATGATCGATACCGATCCGCTGAAAAACATGGTGGCGGCGATTTCCGTCGGCATTTACAACGGGGTGCCGGTACTGGACCTGGATTACCCGGAAGACAGCAACGCCGACACCGACATGAACCTGGTGATGGCGGAAGATGGCGGCATGATCGAGGTGCAGGGTACCGCGGAAGGTGCGCCATTTACCGAGCAGCAGTTTGCGGAAATGCTGGCGCTGGGCAAGGCGGGCATCAACGAGTTGATCGCGCTGCAGAAACAGGCGCTGGCGGAGTAA